The Plasmodium berghei ANKA genome assembly, chromosome: 5 genomic sequence ATTGattatggaaaaaaatcaaaattaaatttttgttCATGGCCATCACCACAGGTTTCTACTGCTGTAGTTGAACCATATAATTCAGTTTTATCAACACATTCATTATTAGAACACACAGATGTAGCTATTATGCTAGATAATGAAGCTATTTATgatatatgcaaaaaaaatttagataTAGAAAGACCTACttatacaaatttaaatagATTGATTGCACAAGTTATATCATCTTTAACAGCTTCATTACGTTTTGATGGTGCATTAAATGTTGATGTTACCGAATTTCAAACTAATTTAGTACCATATCCACGTATTCATTTTATGTTGTCATCATATGCTCCAATTATTAGTGCTGAAAAAGCATATCATGAACAGTTATCTGTATCAGAAATTACAAATTCTGCATTTGAACCTGCATCTATGATGGCAAAATGTGATCCTAGAcatggaaaatatatggCTTGCTGTTTAATGTATAGAGGAGATGTAGTACCAAAAGATGTGAATGCCGCTGTTGCCACTATAAAAACGAAAAGATCTATTCAATTTGTTGATTGGTGCCCAACTGGATTTAAATGTGGTATTAATTATCAACCTCCAACAGTAGTACCCGGTGGAGACTTAGCAAAAGTTATGAGAGCTGTTTGTATGATTTCTAACTCAACTGCTATTGCTGAAGTTTTTTCAAGAATGGATCAAAAATTTGATTTAATGTATGCAAAGAGAGCATTTGTTCACTGGTATGTTGGTGAGGGTATGGAAGAAGGAGAATTTAGTGAAGCTAGAGAAGATTTAGCTGCTTTAGAAAAGGATTATGAAGAAGTCGGAATTGAAACAAATGATGGCGAAGGAGAAGATGAAGGATATGAATAAACAAGCTTTTTATGTATCACATAAAATGTGTTTACACCGACgtgcatgtatatatacattactTTGCATAcgttgaatttttttttttttttcatctcTAACTCCCTTGACCT encodes the following:
- a CDS encoding alpha tubulin 2, with amino-acid sequence MREVISIHVGQAGIQIGNACWELFCLEHGIQPDGQMPSDQVVAGGDDAFNTFFSETGAGKHVPRCVFVDLEPTVVDEVRTGTYRQLFHPEQLISGKEDAANNFARGHYTIGKEIVDICLDRVRKLADNCTGLQGFLMFNAVGGGTGSGLGCLLLERLAIDYGKKSKLNFCSWPSPQVSTAVVEPYNSVLSTHSLLEHTDVAIMLDNEAIYDICKKNLDIERPTYTNLNRLIAQVISSLTASLRFDGALNVDVTEFQTNLVPYPRIHFMLSSYAPIISAEKAYHEQLSVSEITNSAFEPASMMAKCDPRHGKYMACCLMYRGDVVPKDVNAAVATIKTKRSIQFVDWCPTGFKCGINYQPPTVVPGGDLAKVMRAVCMISNSTAIAEVFSRMDQKFDLMYAKRAFVHWYVGEGMEEGEFSEAREDLAALEKDYEEVGIETNDGEGEDEGYE